In the genome of Ziziphus jujuba cultivar Dongzao chromosome 10, ASM3175591v1, the window tattttatgttttgtgttgagggcctggaaaatatttattgttttatatatatatattaaatgctttattGTGTTTACTGttttcacagttagtagcacctcgaatgttctgcctatgactgccatgatgaaagtGGATGGGACAAACTATTAGAAGCGGAAGAAGactttaattatgaatttgacatctatgaaattggatttggctttagagatagatccaccagagataccaacTGATGAGAGTAGTACAGCAgataggaaactttatgaggattggaagcattttaataagtgctgtatgatgatgatggagaattatatgGATGAATCAATTTTATACAAGTATTCAAAAGGTGGAAactgcaaaggaacttcttgaagagataggaaagaaatttatcaagtttaatatgaatgagaaacatcattatttggaccttttgaataatactaaatatggtggaattaaaggagtaagggaccacattatgttactttcttcttattataataagttaaaggaccttaagatggacattggagaggagttcttgacctattcgaTAATGAAGGGTCTTCCAtctcagtttgataatataaggtctaGTTTGAATACTAAAAAAGAAGGATGTAGTTTAGAGGAATTAACTGCTATTCTTGTAAAAGAGGAAGATGATATTAAGCTAAGTAGCTCAAGATTTGTTGCTATAGTTTCACATCGATAGATAACTCCAAGAgggttttccaaaagaagggacaaggatttAAGTCCAACAAGAAGAAGTTTTTTGGTATGAAGCCAAAAGGGCCTAGGGATGGAGCTCATCACATAGAGGAAAGGAAAGCCTACTTCAATAGAAGGTGTGGCTGCTGTAATAAAGTTGGATACAAGAAGATAGATTATTGGcatttaaagggaaagcaagaaaagaaaggggatgataaggtaaaggcggccaaccaatcttgagcaacatgtttatatgggagataactcaagagtgaaggtggatatcatgtgaccaatcaagttgaagcttgccactggatatgttttagaattacaagaagcttcatatgtaccctcaattaggaggaatttgttatctatttcatttttggatagtcaaggttttagttttttgtttgggaataataaagttgagatgtataaggatgataaagttgttggttttggaactttatgtggcaatttatatagacttgatttatttaataatagtcCTAATTATTCTGTTAATTCTATTGCTGTCCCTATTGTTGCTTCTAAAAGTCcaaaagttaatgataattcctcaatgttatggcataaacgtttgggatatatttctaggcacagaatggaaggattagtgaaggatggaatacttccCAATCTTGATTTTTCGGACTTgtcgacttgtgttgaatgtgtgaaagagaaattaacttctaaggccagaaaggataagatagcaaggtgtggagatgttttggaattaattcATTCTGACATTTGTGGACCTTTTACAttaactgctttgggtggttataggtattttattacctttattgataatttttctcgttatggacatgttgtgCTTATCCATGAGAAGTCAAattctttagttgcttttaaggagtttaaggtaaagatggagcttcaaaagaataagaagacaAAGGCTGTGAGGTCTGATAGATGTGGTGAATTTTATactagatatgatgagactggacggAACCTAGGGccatttgtaatttatttacgtGTGTGtagcattgatgcgcaatatacaatgCTTGGTAATTCCTaatagagatattattaatccagtagttgatgaaccagtagttgatcAGGATGAATCCATCATTGAGGAGCAAAATATCCCAGCTATTGTGGATGCTGATGTGCTTTTgagaaggtcacaaaggactaggaggttAGCTATTCCTGATGAATATGAGGTTTACTTACAGAagcatgattttgacataagtgatgatttagATCcaatcacttatgaggaagccataagcagttcgcacttaaatttttggttggatgtaatggaagatgaaatgaaatacatggcatcaaatggtgtttgggatttggttgagttaccattgggtatcaagcctatagggtgcaaatgggtctttaagactaaaaaagactctaatggtcaagtggagaggtataaagctagacttgtagccaaaaggtttagccagaagggaggaattgattacacagagacattcttttctgtatccacaaaggattcttttagaatcattatggcgattgtggcacattatgacctggagttgcattagatagatgtcagaactgcttttatgaatggtgatttgtatgaggatgtatatatggttcgtATGGCCTTCAAATTCTCACACTCCAAAATTCCAAGTCCCCGTAGGGTAGTAAAGTATTGAAGCCCTTCAGGAGGAGTCTTCAGTTGTGGAAGATCCATGAATGAAAGAGACACAAGGCTTGTACAGGCTTTCCATGAAATCACTTTAGCACTGAACATGTCAAGCTCATTGCATCCAATAATACCCAAATCTCGAAGTGAGACTAGATGTTGAATGATGGGGGATAGATGCTTTAACTTTGAGCACCCATCAAAGCTCAGGCTCCCTAGAGATGTAAGGCTTTTGAACCAATTGGGAAGAGAGCGCAGATCATCTTCGATATTAAATAGCACCAGATATTTCAAAGTGGACACCAAATGAGAGAAAGAGGAAGCAATAAGTTGTGTAGATGAAGAAGGAGtccatgatgatgatgatgtttctTTTGTTGTAATGCTCGTCATTGTTCGATGGAATGGCATCCAAATTGAACTTTCCAGTGTTAGGTGTGTGATAGATGGGGAGAAGGGCAAGAACTTCACTTTGAGGCAACCCTCAATATGTGAACTAGAAAGACGAGGAAAGTAAAGGAACATGAATGATGATAGCATTGTTGTACTTTCAGAAGTACCATCTGTCACAATATCTCTCCACCATCCTTTAAGATTAGACAAATCTTGAAGCCAGAGACTTTCCAAGGATGGCATCAATGATGCCGCATTTGATGGAGTGAAGAAGTCATCTGAAATATATTCTATAAGAGGCATGTTATACAAATCAAGTTTCTTGAGAGAAGGAATCTGATCCAATGGTGGCAGAGTTTGGCATTTGATACAGTTTGACAAAGAAAAGCTTACTAGCTGTTTAAGAGAGGGAAACTAACTTAACAACCTCACACCCCCATAACCTTCTAAACTTAAGCCTTTTAGACTTGGGAGTGGCTGAAAGCTCTCCAATGTCCTTTCATGCTCGTCACTGCTAGTTGTTCCCATAGCGACTTCAAGATATTTTCTATCATTTGATGAAGACCAATCTAACATTAAGGAATGAAGATActgtttttccttcaaatttgcTGCCGTACCATCTGTTATTCCGTGTCTTAGATTTAAAATGCAGAGATTTCTCAAGCTATTTAAAGGCATTAGTTCCTTTAGCTCACCAACATGATCACCACAACCATGCCTTAAGTTTGTCCCTTTACTCAACATAAAATATGATAAGGTTTGAAGATTAGTCAACTGTCCCAGTCCACTTGGCATATGACTCAAACCCCTGACCCCAATAAATTCAAGATGCCTgaggtttattaattttttcatatctcTTGGAAATTCTTTGAATTTGTCCAACCTGGATAGCTTCAGAGACTGCAAGTTCTGTAACTTAGTAATGGAATTAGGCAAATCCTTGATTTTTGTATGAGAAAGATAGAGATATCTTAAATGCCTCAATTTTCTATTGGAATTTGACAATGTCGTTAATCCAAAGTCATGCAGATCCAAAGCACATAAgaacttgaaatttgaaaaaaatgcaTCACATAACAGCAAACCATGTCTCAATACATTACCTTCCCATTTTTGGCTAGGCAAAAGAACTTTTCGGATCCTGTTTGCTGTTTGAGACAGAGAAATTGGAATCTGTTGGgatgattttaaataaaaattgaatgacAAATGACGAGCTCTTCTGTCAATATCTTTTACGTTTGATGGTAATATAGCACACTATACTCCAGCTACTTGTAGTGCAAGATCATGCATGAGATCGTGCATTTTACAAGAATATATCTTACCAAACTCATCTTCTTCCACTTCTTGAAAAAACGATCTCCAATATAATTCCATAAAATATTCACGGCCCATATCCTCTAGAGATTGAGTTAAATCAGATAAGTTAGTAAATTCTTGAGCCATACAAAGACTTATAAGGTCTGATACATCAAATTCATGATCTTTAGGAAATACGCTACGATGGGCAAAACATTGTTTCAAATTGGAAGGGAGACAATCATAACTAAGCTTTAATGTGGGTAAAACATCACTGTCATCTTGAGATATTTTCGAAAATTCAGTTTTGTGAAAGGATAACCACTCGGTTTCTCGATCTTTAGAGTACAACATCCTTCCAATGGTTCTTGTGGCAAGAGGAATTCCTTTGTATTTTTTGACAATCTCCTTTCCAATTTGGATGATGTTGGAGTTATTTGGTTCATGTCCTTCTGTAAATGCCATTTTTTTAAACGAAGACTAAGactcatcatcatcaagattTCCTAAAAGATATGGTTCTAATGTGGTCTTTGTGATCCTTGCAACCACCATACTGcgggtaattattattattctactcCCATCTATGCCACTTAACAATAGATCTTTCAACTTCAACCATAATTCACGATTCTCATTCCATAGATCATCAAGAACAAGGAGATATCGCTTTCCACTTATTTTTTCTCGAAGACACTTTTGCAATAACTCCATCTCACAATTTTCAACCTTCTCATTAGTAGATattcttggattttttttagaacaaaaaacacagcaaaacgaaagagaaagaagcttaaGCTGGTGTGGTCTCAGCACCCTCGTCATTATGGACATGACATATAACTACAAGTTTTCAGAAACAgtaaaccacctaattttcacctaGTACTGCGGTAATCATATTGCTAAAAGACAAGCtatactttggctacctaatacaacagtgtttttatcaaaaactgaAAGTACATGAACTAATCATTACAAAGCAACTTACGATAGtaacaaaagtgacattacactaacactcctccttggcacttttGCTAGAAACACTAAGATCATttcttaatgtttcaaacctGTTTCTTGGCAAAGCTTTCGTCAAAATGTTAGCAAGCTGGACCTCAGAACTGCAATGAACCAGCTTCAGttcaccatttctttcagcttctcTCACAGCATGATATTTGACTGGAATATGCTTTGTTCTTCTATGTTGACCTGGATTTTCAGCAATGGAAATTGCAGACTTGTTATCACAGTATATTGTGTTAGCTTCTTCTTGCCtctcatttaaatcaacaagcaacttCCTTAGCCATAAAGCTTGATTTGAAGCAGCTGCAGCagcaatatattcagcttcagctGTGGATTGAGCAACTGAACCCTGTTTTTGTGAGCTCCATGAAAAAGGACTTGaaccaagagaaaataagtA includes:
- the LOC107410406 gene encoding putative disease resistance protein RGA1 codes for the protein MAFTEGHEPNNSNIIQIGKEIVKKYKGIPLATRTIGRMLYSKDRETEWLSFHKTEFSKISQDDSDVLPTLKLSYDCLPSNLKQCFAHRSVFPKDHEFDVSDLISLCMAQEFTNLSDLTQSLEDMGREYFMELYWRSFFQEVEEDEFGKIYSCKMHDLMHDLALQVAGIPISLSQTANRIRKVLLPSQKWEGNVLRHGLLLCDAFFSNFKFLCALDLHDFGLTTLSNSNRKLRHLRYLYLSHTKIKDLPNSITKLQNLQSLKLSRLDKFKEFPRDMKKLINLRHLEFIGVRGLSHMPSGLGQLTNLQTLSYFMLSKGTNLRHGCGDHVGELKELMPLNSLRNLCILNLRHGITDGTAANLKEKQYLHSLMLDWSSSNDRKYLEVAMGTTSSDEHERTLESFQPLPSLKGLSLEGYGGVRLLS